The Papaver somniferum cultivar HN1 chromosome 3, ASM357369v1, whole genome shotgun sequence genome includes a region encoding these proteins:
- the LOC113359763 gene encoding uncharacterized protein LOC113359763, protein MPILGYPAYVFMMKLKRLKAALKEWNWNIFGNVQVKIKEAEKLVQEKMLISYDNPQDENALFDLVMAQNDLNSREVQHSIMMKQKSRIQWVKEGSANTNFFHTSIKIRQTQNMICELEDDEGNVIADQDRIADILVEFFHKRFQYQEVNIDETLLEVVPQLVTEEDQNNLDKIPDSSEIKQAVWVMNAYGAPGPDSFSGIFYKSCWDIIHNDFVEAIQYCWKRKYILRGLNSNFLMLLPKTQNAKKPGQFRPIGLSNFSFKVFTKILATRMNSLMGKLVSPQQAAYIRGRNIHEQVMLASELVNEIKHNRRGGNVGLKLDISQAYDSVNWNFLFQVLQRYGFSESWCAWLHVLFSSA, encoded by the coding sequence ATGCCAATTCTTGGATATCCAGCTTATGTTTTTATGATGAAACTCAAGAGACTAAAAGCAGCTCTGAAAGAATGGAATTGGAATATCTTTGGCAATGTTCAAGTTAAAATCAAAGAAGCAGAAAAGTTAGTTCAAGAAAAAATGTTAATTTCATATGACAATCCTCAAGATGAAAATGCTCTTTTTGATCTAGTTATGGCTCAGAATGATTTGAATTCTAGAGAAGTCCAGCATAGTATTATGATGAAGCAGAAGTCAAGGATTCAATGGGTAAAAGAAGGATCTGCCAATACTAATTTTTTCCATACAAGCATCAAGATTAGACAAACCCAAAATATGATCTGTGAATTGGAGGATGATGAAGGTAATGTTATTGCTGACCAAGATAGAATTGCTGATATCCTTGTTGAATTCTTTCACAAAAGATTCCAGTATCAAGAAGTCAATATTGATGAAACTTTATTAGAGGTTGTTCCTCAATTAGTTACTGAAGAAGATCAAAATAATCTTGACAAGATTCCTGATTCAAGTGAAATTAAGCAAGCAGTATGGGTAATGAATGCATATGGTGCTCCAGGACCTGATAGCTTCTCAGGTATATTTTACAAATCTTGTTGGGATATTATTCATAATGACTTTGTAGAAGCCATTCAatattgctggaagagaaagtacATTCTAAGAGGTCTTAACTCAAACTTTCTAATGCTATTGCCCAAAACTCAAAATGCTAAGAAGCCAGGTCAGTTCAGGCCAATTGGCCTAAGTAATTTTAGTTTCAAAGTTTTTACTAAAATTCTTGCTACTAGAATGAACAGTTTGATGGGAAAGTTAGTGTCTCCTCAGCAGGCAGCTTATATTAGGGGGAGAAATATTCATGAGCAAGTGATGTTAGCCTCAGAATTGGTCAATGAAATAAAGCATAATAGAAGAGGGGGTAATGTAGGACTTAAGCTTGATATATCACAAGCTTATGACTCTGTTAACTGGAACTTTCTATTTCAAGTGCTTCAAAGATATGGTTTTTCAGAATCTTGGTGTGCTTGGCTTCATGTCTTGTTTTCTTCTGCCTAA
- the LOC113356884 gene encoding probable LRR receptor-like serine/threonine-protein kinase At4g36180, protein MSSFFTLLAIIATTLSFFINPNHGLTLPSDVTALKAIKASIKPKTIPQWSCLGSWNFTFDPCSLPHRTHFICGITCNSDLTRITSIVLDPVGYSGTLSPLISSLTQLQHIHLGENSFYGSIPSSISSLVNLETLVLTHNSFSGNLPPLNSLKSLKAIDISYNTFTGNLPNSFNSLQNLRSMDLSFNKFTGALPKLPPNLATLAIKANSLSGFLTQSSFQGLNQLEVVELSANGFTGTLKNWFFLLPSLQQINLSNNSFTGIEISKSTSNLIAIDIGFNKIEGYLPVNFQTFPYLSSLSLRYNKFRGPIPYGNTLSLRRLFLDGNFLNGKVPNRFFSNGSSSSPISGRFGDNCLESCPVSSELCLPSQKSTSVCKQAYGSKKPRF, encoded by the coding sequence ATGTCTAGCTTCTTCACTCTACTTGCTATTATTGCTACTACTTTGTCTTTCTTCATAAATCCTAATCATGGTTTAACACTTCCTTCAGATGTTACAGCACTCAAGGCTATTAAAGCTTCAATTAAACCAAAAACAATACCTCAATGGTCATGTTTAGGTTCATGGAACTTCACATTTGATCCATGTTCACTTCCTCATcgaacacatttcatttgtggaaTCACTTGTAACTCTGATTTAACTCGTATCACTTCAATCGTTCTTGACCCTGTTGGTTATTCAGGAACTCTTTCTCCTCTCATTTCATCACTTACTCAGCTACAACACATTCATCTTGGTGAAAATTCATTTTATGGTTCAATTCCTTcttccatttcttctctcgttaaTCTTGAAACGCTAGTTCTTACACACAATTCATTCTCTGGTAATCTTCCTCCATTGAAttctctcaaatcactcaaagCTATAGACATTTCTTACAACACCTTTACTGGGAATCTCCCAAATTCCTTCAATTCTCTCCAGAACTTAAGATCAATGGATCTAAGCTTCAACAAATTTACAGGGGCTTTACCCAAATTACCACCAAATCTGGCTACACTTGCTATTAAAGCAAATTCTCTATCTGGGTTTCTCACACAATCTTCATTCCAAGGTTTAAATCAACTAGAAGTTGTGGAATTAAGTGCTAATGGTTTCACTGGAACTCTTAAAAATTGGTTCTTTCTACTTCCATCTCTTCAGCAGATCAATCTGTCAAACAACAGCTTCACGGGCATTGAGATATCAAAATCTACAAGTAATTTGATAGCTATTGATATAGGGTTTAACAAAATCGAAGGTTATTTACCTGTAAATTTTCAGACTTTTCCATATCTATCTTCATTATCTCTTCGGTACAATAAATTCCGAGGTCCCATTCCATACGGGAATACGTTATCACTGAGAAGATTATTCCTTGATGGTAATTTCTTAAATGGGAAAGTTCCAAACCGGTTTTTCTCCAACGGTTCGTCTTCTTCACCTATTTCCGGCAGGTTTGGAGACAATTGTCTAGAGAGTTGCCCGGTTTCTTCGGAACTCTGTTTGCCTTCACAGAAATCTACTTCTGTTTGTAAGCAAGCATATGGGAGTAAAAAACCAAGGTTTTAG